The following nucleotide sequence is from Leptodactylus fuscus isolate aLepFus1 chromosome 10, aLepFus1.hap2, whole genome shotgun sequence.
ctatctatctatctatctatctatctatctatctatctatcatttatctatctatctatctatctatctatcatttatctatctatctatctatctatctatctatctcctatctatctatctatctatctatctatctatttatctatcgcaCTGTTTGCAGTACTGTTTGTCATTGCATTATTTGCTTGCTCGTCAGTCTACAATATCCTCTATAACTTGTGGTCCCTTCCCTTTGTCCTATTATTTTCTGCCATTGGACTGTCACAGTGATgtgatatatacctatataccgcTCAGCCGTCTTTCagttacacattattatagcgaGCAGCTGTACACACATAGCTGCAAGCAGAACACGACTCTATATCACCAGGTGACATCTCGGTTAGTCTCGGCCACATGTAGTCTACAAGTAATTTGATGACTTTATTAGGAGAGATGACTACAATGATCTCCTGTGTATAGTCAGCCATAGCTGTAGGACATATGGCCAACACGTCTCAGCCCTCACTTCCAACCTTTCCGTGGGGCAGGGCTTTTGCAAGTGTGTCTAAAAGTGGGTATTTTTGGGTCTTGGTCTAAAAATGTCCTGGAGGTCCTGCTTCTTACTTCCAAGGGATTCATAAGAATTggagaagaaaaaattgtcctgtaAAATGCTTACTAATCCTAATGGCAGTCCTGGAGTGAGGGTCTACCAACTTCGTAGACATCATATTGTCTGTAGGTTCTGCCAAAGTCTATAGAATCCTTAAAAAATTCAGAAATCTATTTGTCCAAAAATATGTAAACTTGATACAGTCCCATTAGCCCTTTGTACCCTCAGACTTACAGTAATAAAAGATACTAACCACCCAATGTCTATTAACTCTAATAGGGTGAAGAACGGGTACGGAAGACCTCTGTGGATTTGCGAAAGGAAATAGTAGATGTTGGCGGAATACAAAACTTTATAGAAATACGCAAAAGGAGACAAGAACGCAAGCAGAGGAAGTCTCAAGTGGTGGCCCCagaaccaaagccagaagtggaggaGATTGTAAGTATGTGGTCTTATTGGCATACTAAGTGAGGATTAAAAAATATAGGTTGGGGCCGTCGCTACCGATAGACCAGACACCCTACTATGTAGGATGAAAAATTTTATATAGTGAGGTGGGGTCTTAAGACTGCGGTAGACAAGGTTGAAAGACATATGGCTCCATCTTGAAGTATTTGAGAAGACTGGgtgttaaagggggggggggtccatataACAAAAGTCTGGGTCCATATAAGTCAGCCTCACCATAGGGTAATATCCCACCAGTCATAAGACACATTTTTGCCCTACAGACAGAACCCATCACTGCAGAGACATTCTTGAAAGCTGCCGTTGAAGGAAAAATGAATATCATTGAGAAGTTCTTAGAAGATGGTGGTTCTCCAGACACATGTGATGAGGTAGGTCTAAAATAGGTCTCCTTGGCTTGCTCGCACTTGTCCTAGACATATCAAGAGTATCTCATCGAGACGTATCTTGGCCCACTTTTTGCATTCCATTCCATAGCTGAAGCCAATGGTTGGCCCAGGGGTTAAGTTCTACGTTCAGTAATCACAACAATCATTACCATTGGCCTAATCGACCGACATCATGATTGAAAGCCGCAAGCAGTGCACATATAACCTGGCGAGCTGTAAAGCGATCCGCTCATGTGACATCCctgcaattatttatttattagcttATAAATAGAAGCCCCAGAGCCTTGGGATATACAAGGTGGTTGTAACTAATTTAAATTACATGTGAAAGTCCCGGGGCACGGTGTAGGGGTGAGATCAAGGACATGTTTTGTAAAAATAACCATCCAGTATGTTAGGACGTAAAGGCAGAGATCTGCAAACAGTACATTGGGTTAAGCTTTTCACTATTGGTGCTTCCAAAAATGTATCCAACGTGGATCTTCCAGTCTTTGGAATGGACCACCATGGGCCAATGATCAGGACCATTTCACTGTTTTCCAGTCTTTGGAATGGACCACCATTAATGGCCACTGGACCAATGGTCAGGACCATTTCACTGTTTTCAAGTCTTTGGAATGGACCACCATTAATGGCCACTGGACCAATGGTCAGGACCATTTCACTGTTTTCAAGTCTTTGGAATGGACCACCATTAATGGCAACTGGACCAATGGTCAGGACCACTTCACTGTTTTCTAAATTTTACATCTTGGAGACAACCGTGTTCTTTTGGTGGACATGTGCTTGATAATACAATATAAGATTCCCATATTTTATGGCCCATCAATGGACCTCAACTTGTTGAGCCCATATCACATTTTGTGGGCCACAGTACCTGACCATCTTGCCTCTTCCCTAGATTGTGCCCTCCTTGGACTATGTTATTTTGGATATCTCCTTACTGGTGGTATTTTTTCCAGTTTAAGCGGACGGCCCTTCATCGAGCTTCCTTGGAGGGACACATAGAAATCATCAAGAAACTCATAGATGTCGGAGCCTCTGTCAACTTTAGAGATCGAGTAAGTAAGACAGTACATTGTATGAATGGATATACTGTTGCTAAATCTATTTGGTGTTATTTGTATATCAAGGAtgaaaataagatttttttcctctttctaTGTAGCTGGACTGCACCGCCATTCACTGGGCCTGTCGTGGGGGGAAACTGGATGTCATCAAACTTCTTCAGGACAATGAGGCCGACATTAATGTAAAAGACAAGGTAATATTATTACCAATGTGTGGTCTGTTTTGGGTCTATGGTAATAAATATTCAAATCATTTATTCAATTCAATGTTTCAGGTTCGTAGTACCCCCCTGCATGTTGCCACACGTACAGGCCATGCAGACATAGTGGAACATCTCATTGCTACCGGCGTGGACATCAACTCCAAAGACAGGGTAAGCTTTGGTCAAAGAGGTGGTCAAAGTCCAAATGTTGGAAACCTTAGATCAGAGCCAAAGAGAGTCTGCCAGTCCCATTGTTTCGAGAAGTGACGTGGGCCTGCGCTCCCTGTCTGAGCCATAGAGCACCATAGTACAGAGATATTGGCCCCTAGAGGTGTCAGATACATATTAGTTAACGGTATCCTCTTGGTTTTTGGTTATAGGAAGGGGACACTGCATTACATGATGCCGTCAGGCTCAACCGGTATAAGATAATCAAAATGCTGATAATATATGGAGCCAACATGAAGACAAAGAACGGAGTAAGTATAAGTTTGAGCATTGCATGCTCAGGGGGACCCCAAAAATTTTCCAAAACTGAGTGTGCAAAGACTAAGACAGGGTTCAGGTGACCATAATAATGCCTAAAATATGGCCATGATAATGCTGCGGTTTAACAGAACCAATCACTATAAAGTCTTGCCCCAAAACCAGGCGCACCAGGTACCGAAttgccccatggtgggactattaaagaactatcttatcttatcacttGAGGAAGTGCAGGGGTTGGAGGAGCTTTAAAGGGCCCATTATTTCTTCCTAATATGCAGAGACCAGTACTGTAATAATGCccaaatacaataaaaatgggGTTTCATGTTACGCCTCTGCCCAAAATGTTGGCATCAAAAGCAAAGATTCCCAACAAATCGTTTCAATAGTTATTAATGTCTTAGTCTAGATGTGACCCCTAAGATGATGGTTTCCGTATTATAACTCCCATTCTCCTTTGTGTGTGGCCCAGGATGGTAAAACCCCCACAGACCTGGTGCAGCAATGGCAGTCGAACACCCAAGAAGTTTTGGTGAAACAGGCGACCCTCACCTCGGAGAAGCAACTGTAAAGCGGAGACAAGTCTTTGGCGTCTTATTTATTGCTGATGTGCACATAGTAGATCCCGGATGTGATTTTAGTCAACGCTTCTGGATATTACTTTTGTAAATGTGAGTTGTACAGGGAGTTATGTACAGTCATTGTTATATAGTGTAAAGTGTTGTAAAAATTGTCGCTACTTAGTGTAATAAAGTGTCACGAGTACAATGGATCTTAAGACTTTGTATACTACTCTCCAGTCCGGACGTTGATACTTTCTTTCTACACTAGTCCCAATTACTGACATTCAGTCGTCTGTAGCTTTAGACCATAGTGATAGGGGTCGTCTTTTTGTTAGCGCACCCCTATCCTTATCAAGCTGGTGCGGTCAACACTTGGCACCCCCAACAATCAGATGTTTATAAAGATGGCGGCATTTGGACAAGTGATGTGATCTCTTCACTACTTACGAAGTAAAGCGCCTCACTGtgcatagtggctgtacttggtactgCAGGTCAACTCCATTTacttgagctgcaaacaggccatgtctctggtgaacatgacatcactgatCTGTGACGTAAAAGTGTGTCATTGTAGCACAGGTAGGTTTCGTACCTGAtgtactatttaaaggggttgtccaggcaaaaatggacaatccttttaacttTTGAATCAGCTGGgggtatttaaaaaaataataaaaatttatacTCTTCTGTCTCCGATGATCTTGTGTCCTCCCGGTGCGTCCCGATTCTTCTGCTGAACAAGTCTCTtccggagttctgctgaagctgctgattggactgagtggtcacatgactgctgagcccaatcagcaaagggcctgtgatgtcactacctattGCAGGTATAAGGGCAACTTAAGATGAGTTTCCTAAATGAGAAAATGTATCAACATCTCTATGTCTTGGAATCTCCGCCATCACTGTATAAAGAGAAGACTTCCATCCCTTGTATTTTACATCCTGAGTCTCCGACTTTCTACACTTTTGTTTCGATCATTACACTTTCAGCAGTGTTATAGCTTCGGGGTTGTATCTGCAGTCACTGAATGGATGGTAAGCACAGTGTGAATGGCGACAGACGGTGAATCACTACAATATCCGCGTCCTACATACACAGTGAACTGATAGTCTGCTCTGAGGCCACTGAACGTTTCGCAACGCAGCCCCCATACCTTAATACTTATCACATCTGCAAACCactattgtatccagtctagacaatgctctgtaagATAAACAGTCTGGAATCCACATTGATACATTTGGCTTAACCTGCAACATTGTAACAAGTTATCAGGATAGTAAGACTACGTTCACATATTTGTTTTTGATCCGTCACTTGACTATATGGGGATCCTCAGAGTATCTGTTATGTTGTCTGCCATTTTGTTTGCGACAGAGGTGGATATGGCGAATGTAATGCGCATTTAGCTCACACAGCATTGTACCTATCAACTACAAACAGGACTCAGTCTATAGGGTCTCTACActtcccagaatgcattgcatcagTACATGTGGCATACCAGCAGGGGGCGGCAGGGAGATCTGATGTGTGGTGAGGCCCAGCACATGGCAGGTATGTAGTTTCTGTATACAGAGAGGTAGGTGCACAGCACAGCACTAAGCAGCGGCCATGTTTGCAGAAGTTCTGCTTGTCTGTAACATGTCTTGTGTAACACATTTGGCCGGTAATCCTTTATTAATGATTAACTCCTTCCTGGCCTCTGCTAGACACTCACTGAAGAATACTGCACCAGAAAATGCTGCTCCGAAGTCTGCTGCCAGTCTGTATGAGGGGCGTCTGCAGCCCCGGGACCCCCAGGGTTATGCATAGTCTGGCCAGGGCTACAAAGCCGGCTCTGGATATCTCAGGCATTTACCCTCCTATATCAACTCCCTTCAACGACCGGGAACAGGTGGACTATGGCAAACTGGAGGAGAATCTGCAAAAGTACTCAAGTATCCCGTTCAGAGGTGCGTACACCGGAGCCTGTATGTGGGGTCTGGATTAGGCTACATTATaatatcatatcaggcaccacaaCCAACATCATAGATTgcatgggaatggtgggggctagagaaaaaaatccagtaGAGCGGCTCCTATTAAAGgcttgcaaagagctggacttgttggaggtggtgagaggtcctcttaaaGGGTATGAAAGCTGCAGATGGTCACATAATAATACCCACTATCATATGAGTGACTGACATATCCCAGCCCAGATCCCCTACGGTTTCAGGTATTGCATAGCGGAATCATGCTGACATATGAGGATTTAGCAGGCTGGGATTATCACATTATCACTTTGCAAAAGCAGAAATTAGATTAGGGATCCTGGCAAAATTTCACGTAAGTCAGATTTCTGATGGACACATTTTTATTAGTTACTCTGTCTTAGGAGTGTATTTACACATTGCAGTTATGTCGTGGCAAGGTTAAGGTGTGAATACACTCTAATGCCTACTCTTCTCCTGACCATCCTCTATTAGAGGCTATTGCAGGTTCTTACAAGGGACCTATGTAATATTTGTAACAGGGGTCGGCAGGTAAACAATGTATCGCTCGGTTCTTCTATTAGGACTTACATTGTATCGATTCAGTTATTAATTGTAAATATTATTACAATATTAATCTTTTCTGATTGAATATATAGATGTATCGATGAGCGCTCATTTCTTCTAATATATCTCTTTGGAGCATCATTTTTCATACCCCTGCTtcatgtccctctgttattcctcctggaaatttgcGGATAAGCTGAAAACTGGTCAAATGTGACTGATCTGGCAGATCTTCCTTTTTTTGCAGGCATAGTTGTCCAAGGGTCAAATGGAGAGTATGCTTATTTGAGCAGGGAGGAGAGACTGGAGGTGGTGCACAGGGTCCGACAGAAGCTCCCGAAGGAGAAGATCCTCATAGCCGGATCAGGATGTGAATGTATGTATCACAATAGCTACAGTAAGGGGCATAGAAatcactaccgggccctggagcctcaggggggcccaaaggcctctgtAGAATAAGAAAGCACCAGTCatatagatagcacatgataagtggggaccccattgcaaattttgcattgggacccagaagCTTCAaattaggtgactgtatataactgttgtgtgatatttaatatatacccTTTATATGTTTATAGCTGGATATATGCAATGCTCACTGGTCTGATCATAGTGATACCCACAGTGCGCCCATCATAGTTTCTGCCACGGTACCTCCATAACCTCCCTCCTAGTCCTCCATAACCGCACATTTATATGGATGCAATGACCTGTATATAAAACCATGGCTGGCTGGTCATTATGGGTAAGGCTATTATGGCTATTCAGGACCCCGGTGTATACAGTGCTACAGTCAAGGGGGAGAGGACCCGGCTTTGTGCaatacataaacagacaactgatttCAGTGGACATTCTGTAATGCCTCTCTTCTCctatgggggcactgcagggaaactaaACACCTACTACCAAGTTGTCCTTCAGATTACAGATAATTGCTGAGGGTTCCGGCAGTGACCCTTGTAAGACATGACATTACCGTTATATTACTAGGTTCCAGTTATCATTGAATGCTATTTTTATAAGCAATTTTCTTGTACTGTTTGAAGCTACACAGGCCACTATAGAGATGAGCCGTCAGATGGGCGAGGCCGGGGCCGAGGCTGTCCTTGTGGTGACACCATGCTACTATCGAGGCAGAATGACCAGCTCTGCTCTGATCCATCATTACACGAAGGTATCCTACTCCGAATAGTGACTGGAGGTCATATGAGGGCAGGTATGTTCCTGTTATGTGCTTGCCAGACTTCATCACATTTCTTAATTTAAGGTTGCAGACTCTTCTCCTGTCCCCGTTATCCTCTATAGTGTTCCTGGGAACACAGGGCTGGATCTACCTGTGGATGCTATTGTGGCTTTGGCTGAGCACCCCAACATCATAGGGATCAAAGATAGCGGAGGAGATGTAAGTCACTAACAGGTCAGAATATCTGTTTGGGGTATTATGTGATCTGGGTCAAATTTTAGTTAAgttctgtttctgtttttttctcgCCCGGACCTCCATGACAACTTCTCCCGGCCATGACTTGTTTAGAGAGGGTTTGCTGTACATATGTTTTTAGTGCCTCCTATCCTTAACCTCTATATTAAGACTCGCTCCTCCCAATGCCACACACGGTGCTCACTATAAATAATAGTGCCGCACACTCTGCCCctgaatataatactgccatacatgcTACACCTAAAAATAATCCCATAATGCTACCTGAAAATAACAgtgtcagggtgcattcacacggagtaacgtgccgcgtgatgtggcacgtatacggcgtgtgagactttgagcgctgtaaaagctcccattgatttcaatgggagcctggatcgtatacgccgcgttattttgcggccgtgatctcaatgggagcttttacggcgcgcaaagtctcacacgccgtatacgtgccatatcactcggtacgttactctgtgtgaatgcaccctcacacactctacccctgaatataatactgCTACATACTCAGCACCTAAAACTAGCCCTATAATGCAACCTGAAAATAACAGTGTCACACACTCTGCCCCTGAATATACTACTGCCATACATGCTACACCTAAAAAGAATCCCATAATGCCATCTTCAAATAATAGTGCAACACACTCTGGCTTCTGAataaaatactgccatacatGCTACACCTAAAAAGAATCCCATAATGCCACCTTCAAATAatagtgcaacacactctgcatcctgaatataatactgccacatactCGGCACCTAAAAATAGTCCCTTAATGCAACCTGAAAATAAGTGTCACACATTGAGGAGAGTGAGGTCATCACTAATTTATTGggatctatgacatcatcattctTCTATTTATGTTTCAGGTCACACGAATTGGGCTTATAATTCACAAAACTCAGCACTTGGGCTTCCAGGTGTTATCTGGCTCTGCAGGCTTCCTCCTGGCTGGGTACGCAGTTGGTAAGAATAGTCAGAAATTTAGTTTTTCAGCTATTATTAGTAGTATCAAAAACCTAAATATGTGTATTTTGGCGGATTTTTGTATCCAGTCTCTATGTTTTGATCATAACCTATGTTAACAGTCTTCTTTTCTCATAGAAATATGGATCTTATTTACTCGCATTGGGGAaatctgtaataccaagcacagcctatggacaggggtggcgctgtttctagaaataagctgattggttttttttttggtttttttttttaagtgggatGGCCATGATTTGAGGATTGGTCTCAatagcaggagaagagtgttgATTTTGTATGGAGAAAGTGACTTGTGAACTAATATAGTGCTGTGAATTGATGGAAATCCAATAGAGATTAGATGGCCCtcctgcagcacagagtatttcaggagtggTATAACTTTGGAGGTGTATGAAAGGACTAAACGAAATGTAGATGGAGAAGGATCACCCAGAAACACAGTGTGTTTCAGGAGGTCAACACCCTGAAAAGACATAATGGAACGTACAGGGTTGCAATAATGTTGCGATAATTTTGTGGATCGATGTCCGTGTTATGAGATGTTACAGCTTTTTCTGAAATATTTAATGGgttcctgtttttgtttttttttgtttgtttctggtAAAACTAGGGCAGA
It contains:
- the ANKRD2 gene encoding ankyrin repeat domain-containing protein 2; this encodes MDDNVKWATEIIDQKLELEEKNELKQPRFRKIGVIDIDRNELSEENFKPPVNKNLANLQGEERVRKTSVDLRKEIVDVGGIQNFIEIRKRRQERKQRKSQVVAPEPKPEVEEITEPITAETFLKAAVEGKMNIIEKFLEDGGSPDTCDEFKRTALHRASLEGHIEIIKKLIDVGASVNFRDRLDCTAIHWACRGGKLDVIKLLQDNEADINVKDKVRSTPLHVATRTGHADIVEHLIATGVDINSKDREGDTALHDAVRLNRYKIIKMLIIYGANMKTKNGDGKTPTDLVQQWQSNTQEVLVKQATLTSEKQL
- the HOGA1 gene encoding 4-hydroxy-2-oxoglutarate aldolase, mitochondrial, whose product is MLLRSLLPVCMRGVCSPGTPRVMHSLARATKPALDISGIYPPISTPFNDREQVDYGKLEENLQKYSSIPFRGIVVQGSNGEYAYLSREERLEVVHRVRQKLPKEKILIAGSGCESTQATIEMSRQMGEAGAEAVLVVTPCYYRGRMTSSALIHHYTKVADSSPVPVILYSVPGNTGLDLPVDAIVALAEHPNIIGIKDSGGDVTRIGLIIHKTQHLGFQVLSGSAGFLLAGYAVGAVGGVCALANVLGTQLCELERLCISGQWQEAKKLQYRLIEPNAAVTRRFGIPGLKQTMEWFGYHGGNCRSPLVPLTEQELQELRKVFTSNGWL